A stretch of the uncultured Trichococcus sp. genome encodes the following:
- a CDS encoding ABC transporter ATP-binding protein, translating to MQIKYDKQIIVKNISVTIAPQKITTIIGPNGCGKSTLLKAMSRILTCSSGDILLDGVSIFTMDTKHLAKRIAILLQRQENLSGITVEEIVSYGRFPHRKGLKGRGSEDKEIIDWAIKKTQIDELRFRYIDELSGGQRQRVWLAMALAQKTDIIFLDEPTTYLDISYQLEILELLKKLNEEEGYTIVMVLHDINQASLYSDHIVALADGKVVCQGAAEEVVTAANIASIFNIRPTIQPDAKTNKPVIIGYELIKRGE from the coding sequence GTGCAAATCAAATACGACAAGCAGATTATTGTAAAAAATATCTCGGTCACCATCGCGCCGCAGAAAATCACGACGATCATCGGGCCGAACGGTTGCGGCAAATCGACCTTGTTGAAGGCGATGTCGCGCATCCTGACTTGCTCGAGCGGCGACATTCTGCTGGACGGTGTTTCGATCTTTACGATGGATACGAAACATTTGGCGAAGCGGATCGCCATCCTGCTGCAGCGTCAGGAAAATCTCTCCGGCATCACGGTCGAGGAAATCGTTTCGTACGGACGGTTCCCGCACCGGAAAGGCTTGAAGGGACGAGGCAGCGAGGACAAGGAAATCATCGATTGGGCAATCAAGAAGACGCAAATCGACGAGTTGCGCTTCCGCTACATCGATGAACTGTCGGGCGGGCAGCGGCAACGGGTCTGGTTGGCGATGGCGTTGGCGCAAAAGACCGACATCATCTTTTTGGATGAACCGACGACCTATCTGGACATCAGCTACCAGTTGGAGATTTTGGAACTGCTGAAGAAATTGAATGAAGAGGAAGGCTATACGATTGTGATGGTGCTGCATGACATCAATCAGGCATCGCTCTATTCCGACCATATCGTGGCGCTTGCGGACGGCAAAGTCGTTTGCCAAGGCGCGGCGGAGGAAGTGGTCACCGCCGCGAATATAGCGTCCATCTTCAACATCCGCCCGACCATCCAGCCGGACGCAAAGACAAATAAACCCGTCATCATCGGGTATGAACTGATAAAAAGAGGAGAATGA
- a CDS encoding haloacid dehalogenase-like hydrolase, whose product MPEKHNKILSSKNWAPHTHQALNAVIAAYGNQNSSFDPADPPYVVFDFDNTSAIMDIEDTLMLYMLLHLDYRLTPDQFHAILTEGLENVGATLETRLDPSNPLATIGNIAADIRTAYAWLYDHYEGFLQGGTLSLEEAKKSSYYEEFAAKIRLFYTVINGDFKRKAGYPWMTYLFAQRTSEDLRRLAYQSISYWLQYGKFERVTLTSPAELPSKAGVIVSHYDTGLAFPTELKELYHVLKTNGIVVYVISASPVDVVQVAATHPDFGYGLDNEHVIGMYYKKDENGLIQPCMQPGKNITKGPGKTAVITEQLMPKHNEKQPLMLFGDSTGDYDMMMELQDVKLCVLFNRYLNDDTQKLAREAFRTIGDANPRIVLQGRDENKGRLRPSEKTILLGTQEEVLIHEAYKKS is encoded by the coding sequence TTGCCAGAAAAACATAATAAAATCCTTTCTTCCAAAAACTGGGCACCGCATACGCACCAAGCGCTGAATGCTGTCATCGCTGCCTATGGGAACCAAAACAGTTCATTCGACCCAGCTGACCCTCCTTACGTTGTATTTGATTTCGACAATACTTCCGCCATCATGGATATAGAAGATACCTTGATGCTTTACATGTTGTTGCATCTGGATTACCGTTTGACGCCTGATCAGTTCCACGCGATTTTGACGGAGGGTCTCGAGAATGTCGGTGCGACGTTGGAGACGCGCCTCGATCCGAGCAATCCGCTAGCTACTATCGGCAACATTGCGGCTGACATCAGAACGGCTTACGCTTGGCTATATGATCATTATGAAGGTTTCCTGCAAGGCGGTACCCTATCGCTCGAAGAAGCGAAAAAATCTTCTTATTATGAAGAATTCGCCGCAAAAATCCGCCTGTTCTATACAGTCATCAACGGCGACTTCAAAAGAAAAGCCGGCTATCCATGGATGACTTACCTTTTCGCGCAACGCACCAGTGAAGATCTGCGCCGACTGGCTTACCAATCCATCTCCTACTGGCTGCAGTACGGCAAATTCGAGCGCGTGACCTTGACGAGTCCGGCTGAACTGCCTAGCAAAGCCGGCGTCATCGTTTCCCATTACGATACAGGCTTAGCGTTCCCTACCGAATTGAAGGAACTCTACCATGTGCTGAAGACAAACGGCATCGTCGTCTACGTCATTTCGGCTTCGCCTGTGGATGTCGTCCAAGTTGCCGCAACACATCCGGACTTCGGTTACGGGTTGGACAATGAGCACGTCATCGGCATGTATTACAAAAAGGATGAAAACGGCCTGATCCAACCGTGCATGCAACCGGGCAAAAACATCACCAAAGGACCCGGAAAGACAGCCGTCATCACGGAACAACTGATGCCGAAGCACAACGAAAAACAGCCGCTGATGCTCTTCGGGGACAGCACCGGCGACTACGATATGATGATGGAACTCCAGGACGTCAAACTCTGCGTCCTCTTCAACCGCTACCTGAACGACGACACCCAAAAATTGGCGCGTGAAGCCTTCCGCACAATCGGAGATGCAAACCCGCGCATCGTTCTACAGGGACGCGACGAAAACAAAGGCCGCCTACGCCCTTCCGAGAAGACAATCCTTCTGGGAACCCAAGAAGAAGTACTCATCCACGAAGCATATAAGAAAAGCTGA
- a CDS encoding NAD(P)/FAD-dependent oxidoreductase gives MNEVFDVTIIGGGPSGLYSAFYSGLRNLKTKLIESQSVLGGKVNLYPDKILWDVGGLTPITGKQFLSNCITQGLTFHPTVCLNTEVSQISKIAGIFDIRASNGDHHYTKAVILAYGSGIITPNKLAVDGAEQFERTNLHYIPSSLHAFRNKQVFLSGGGNTAIEQANELLSIANGVTLACRSNKLRAHEHSVETFRNNGGTLLLETQIRSFRSNRQGEIEAISLSVGGEHRTVAADAVIVNHGFASKQAIAFGDAMGLQFNDNHLIEGSPDSTIGHPGIFAAGDAIAYTGKVNLLVGTFQDAVNAVNSVKQYLNPNAEKHAMVSSHNEAFVEKNKQYSV, from the coding sequence TTGAACGAAGTATTTGACGTAACGATAATCGGCGGCGGGCCTTCCGGTCTGTACAGTGCTTTCTACAGCGGTTTGCGCAATCTCAAGACGAAACTGATCGAATCCCAGTCCGTCCTCGGCGGCAAGGTCAACCTGTACCCTGACAAAATTTTGTGGGATGTGGGCGGCCTGACGCCGATCACCGGCAAGCAGTTCCTTTCCAATTGCATCACGCAAGGGCTGACGTTCCACCCGACCGTCTGCCTGAATACGGAAGTCAGCCAGATCAGCAAAATCGCCGGCATTTTCGATATCCGCGCCAGCAATGGCGATCATCATTACACGAAAGCGGTGATCCTTGCATACGGCAGCGGCATCATCACGCCGAACAAGCTAGCCGTAGACGGTGCGGAGCAGTTCGAAAGGACAAATCTGCATTACATCCCGAGCAGCCTGCACGCGTTCCGCAACAAACAGGTTTTCCTTTCGGGAGGCGGCAACACGGCGATCGAGCAGGCGAACGAATTGCTGTCCATCGCAAACGGCGTGACGCTGGCCTGCCGCAGCAATAAATTGCGCGCGCATGAGCACAGCGTGGAAACTTTCCGCAACAACGGCGGAACGCTGCTTCTGGAAACCCAGATCCGCTCCTTCCGTTCCAATCGCCAAGGTGAAATCGAAGCCATTTCCCTTTCGGTCGGCGGTGAGCACCGGACTGTGGCTGCGGATGCCGTCATCGTCAATCACGGCTTCGCCAGCAAACAGGCGATCGCTTTTGGGGATGCGATGGGACTCCAGTTCAATGACAATCATTTGATCGAAGGCAGCCCCGACAGCACAATCGGCCACCCCGGAATTTTCGCAGCCGGGGACGCAATCGCCTATACCGGCAAAGTCAATCTGCTCGTCGGCACCTTCCAGGACGCCGTGAATGCCGTAAACAGCGTCAAACAATACCTGAACCCCAACGCCGAAAAGCACGCGATGGTATCCTCGCACAACGAAGCATTCGTTGAGAAAAACAAACAATACAGTGTGTAG
- a CDS encoding amino acid ABC transporter ATP-binding protein: MIKLEHVNKYFGANHVLKDINLEVAEGEKVVIIGPSGSGKSTTVRCMNFLEEPTDGKVFIDGEEVTPKNKLDIVRHSSAMVFQQFNLYPHMTVLGNLTIGPMKLQGKTKKEAEEMAYEYLDIVGLREKANVYPSTLSGGQQQRVAIARALCSQRKIILFDEPTSALDPETVQEVLDVMIKLSSMNITMVVVTHEMGFARQVADRVIFMADGMIVEEGTPEHFFDNPTNERTKAFLGKILR; encoded by the coding sequence TTGATTAAGTTAGAGCACGTAAATAAGTATTTCGGCGCCAACCATGTGTTGAAGGATATCAACCTTGAAGTTGCCGAAGGGGAAAAAGTGGTCATTATCGGGCCTTCCGGTTCCGGTAAGAGTACAACAGTCCGTTGTATGAATTTCCTCGAAGAACCTACAGACGGGAAAGTTTTTATAGATGGCGAAGAAGTCACACCTAAAAATAAGTTGGATATTGTGCGCCATTCCTCTGCAATGGTTTTTCAACAATTTAATCTTTATCCACATATGACCGTGTTAGGCAACCTGACAATCGGCCCTATGAAGCTGCAAGGAAAGACCAAAAAAGAAGCGGAAGAAATGGCTTACGAATATTTGGATATCGTCGGCTTGCGCGAAAAGGCGAACGTCTATCCTTCAACGCTTTCAGGTGGACAACAACAAAGGGTTGCGATCGCAAGAGCGCTTTGCTCACAGCGGAAAATCATTCTTTTCGATGAACCTACTTCGGCATTGGACCCTGAGACGGTTCAGGAAGTATTGGATGTCATGATCAAACTTTCCAGCATGAACATCACGATGGTTGTCGTGACGCATGAAATGGGCTTTGCGAGACAAGTTGCCGATCGGGTCATCTTCATGGCTGACGGCATGATCGTGGAGGAAGGCACTCCGGAGCACTTCTTCGATAATCCGACAAATGAGCGGACGAAAGCTTTCTTGGGAAAAATTTTAAGATAA
- a CDS encoding transporter substrate-binding domain-containing protein: MKKKNLWVSLCLSAALFLGACGSDASDTADSANGTATDASGQVTVESIKEAGVLKVGVKEDVPNFGLRNTETNEIEGFEIDIAKKIAEEILGDPEAIELTPVTAKTRGPLLDNGEVDMIIATFTVTEERKETYNFSDAYYVDAVGLLVKKAKGYTGLADMDGATIGVAQSSTTADAINAEAEQYGISLSYSEYATYPEIKAALDSGRVDAFSVDRSILAGYLDDSTQILKDRFATQDYGVAIKKSNTELATSVNELIAAWGEDGTLDALITEWGLGE, from the coding sequence ATGAAAAAGAAAAATCTATGGGTTTCATTATGTTTATCAGCTGCATTGTTCTTGGGTGCGTGCGGCAGCGACGCTTCAGATACAGCAGATTCTGCAAACGGCACTGCAACAGATGCTTCCGGTCAAGTAACGGTTGAATCAATCAAAGAAGCTGGCGTATTGAAAGTCGGCGTTAAAGAAGATGTACCGAATTTCGGATTAAGAAATACTGAAACAAATGAAATCGAAGGTTTTGAAATTGACATTGCCAAAAAAATCGCTGAAGAAATCTTAGGTGATCCTGAAGCAATCGAACTGACTCCGGTAACTGCCAAAACGCGTGGTCCACTATTGGATAACGGCGAAGTCGATATGATCATCGCTACATTTACGGTAACAGAAGAACGTAAAGAAACTTATAACTTCTCTGATGCTTACTATGTGGATGCAGTCGGCCTTTTGGTTAAGAAAGCTAAAGGCTACACAGGATTGGCTGACATGGACGGCGCTACAATCGGGGTTGCCCAAAGCTCAACAACTGCTGATGCGATCAATGCTGAAGCTGAGCAATACGGCATTTCCTTGAGCTACTCCGAATACGCGACTTATCCAGAAATCAAAGCTGCTTTGGATTCCGGCCGTGTGGATGCATTCAGCGTGGACAGATCCATCTTGGCTGGCTATTTGGACGATTCAACTCAAATACTGAAAGACCGCTTCGCCACACAAGATTACGGTGTTGCGATCAAGAAATCAAATACAGAATTGGCAACGTCTGTTAATGAATTAATCGCTGCATGGGGAGAAGACGGCACCCTTGATGCATTGATTACTGAGTGGGGCTTGGGCGAATAA
- a CDS encoding amino acid ABC transporter permease, with protein sequence MMESIRTVFTPSNVSFMMQGLKLALLISVGVVILSIIFGTVLGLLRNYEKKVFGKLAGAYIELFRNTPLLLWMLSCSFLIPGSTITMKGSFALFLYTSAVVAEIVRGGLNSIPKGQFEAAHSQGFSFLQTLWYIVLPQAFKKIIPSLLSQVITTIKDTSFLAGLGIMEFTRSGQVILGKVTKTSEVFLVYAFLALVYFIICFTLSAIVRSWHKRNAEHA encoded by the coding sequence ATGATGGAATCGATCAGAACAGTCTTCACACCTTCGAATGTATCGTTCATGATGCAAGGGTTGAAATTGGCATTGCTGATTTCGGTCGGCGTCGTCATCCTTTCAATCATCTTTGGTACGGTATTGGGCCTGTTGCGTAATTATGAGAAAAAAGTATTCGGGAAATTGGCTGGTGCCTACATCGAGCTTTTCCGGAATACACCGTTATTATTGTGGATGCTTTCGTGCTCTTTCTTGATACCGGGCAGCACGATCACCATGAAAGGGTCTTTCGCTCTGTTCCTGTATACTTCGGCTGTCGTAGCCGAAATCGTGCGCGGCGGATTGAATTCGATACCGAAAGGGCAATTTGAAGCGGCCCATTCCCAAGGTTTTTCGTTCTTGCAGACTTTGTGGTACATCGTTTTGCCGCAAGCCTTCAAGAAAATCATCCCTTCGCTGTTGTCGCAAGTGATCACCACGATCAAGGATACATCATTCTTGGCGGGTCTTGGGATCATGGAATTCACAAGAAGTGGACAAGTCATCCTCGGAAAAGTGACGAAAACATCAGAAGTGTTTTTGGTCTATGCTTTCCTGGCGTTGGTATACTTCATCATCTGTTTCACGCTTTCGGCAATCGTCCGAAGCTGGCACAAACGCAATGCAGAACATGCTTAA
- a CDS encoding ABC transporter substrate-binding protein has protein sequence MRKLNKLSLTMLMGAGLILGACSATDTADETSESAAAETVTYTTVDGEEIAVPASPERVVVLSSYAGDLINFDVNIVGVDAWSAGNPNFSEGLSGVAVVSNADVEKILELEPDLIIGLDNIENADQLSEIAPTVLFTYGELSYLDQIVEIGKVVNKEEEAVAWVEEFQTEAQTVGEEIKAAIGEEATVTVAENFEKQMYIFGDNWARGTEILYQEMGLNMPETVKENALDAGYYAISEEVLGDYIGDYLILSLAATDPETSFLDAEWFQNIPAVQNNQVFVADAETFYFNDSLSLDYQLDFFEESFLAE, from the coding sequence ATGAGAAAACTGAACAAACTATCATTGACAATGCTGATGGGTGCCGGATTGATCCTTGGAGCCTGCTCCGCTACGGACACAGCTGATGAGACGAGCGAAAGCGCAGCAGCCGAAACAGTAACTTACACAACGGTGGACGGCGAAGAAATCGCGGTTCCCGCAAGCCCGGAACGGGTAGTGGTGCTGTCATCCTATGCTGGGGACCTCATCAACTTTGACGTAAACATCGTCGGCGTGGATGCTTGGTCAGCCGGCAATCCGAACTTCAGCGAAGGGCTCTCAGGTGTCGCAGTCGTTTCGAATGCCGACGTCGAAAAAATCCTCGAATTGGAACCGGATCTGATCATCGGCTTGGACAACATCGAAAATGCCGACCAATTGTCGGAAATCGCGCCGACCGTCCTGTTCACATACGGCGAACTTTCTTACTTGGATCAGATCGTGGAAATCGGGAAAGTAGTCAACAAGGAAGAGGAAGCTGTCGCGTGGGTAGAGGAATTCCAGACCGAAGCGCAGACTGTTGGAGAAGAAATCAAGGCAGCAATCGGCGAAGAAGCGACAGTCACGGTTGCCGAGAATTTCGAGAAACAGATGTACATTTTCGGCGACAACTGGGCACGCGGCACGGAAATCCTATATCAGGAAATGGGCCTGAATATGCCGGAAACGGTCAAGGAAAACGCCCTGGATGCAGGTTATTATGCCATTTCCGAAGAGGTGCTCGGCGATTACATCGGCGACTACCTGATCCTGAGCTTGGCCGCAACCGATCCGGAAACGAGCTTCTTGGATGCTGAGTGGTTCCAGAACATTCCGGCTGTGCAGAACAACCAAGTGTTTGTGGCGGATGCCGAAACATTCTATTTCAATGATTCGCTATCTTTGGATTACCAACTGGACTTCTTTGAGGAATCCTTTTTAGCGGAATAA
- a CDS encoding amino acid ABC transporter permease has protein sequence MRSTNPFALWRWESLLENSSDIGAGFIRTLQVAVLALLLALVIGVVVGTMSTAKSRLPRAVARIYVEMFQNIPLVIQIFFMYNGLAMAGLVLSEFTIGVVGVGMYHGAYIAEVVRAGILAVPKGQEEAAYSEGFNYIQTMRYIILPQMVKIILPPLTNQAVNLIKNTSVLAIIAGADLMYVADSYASYSLNYGPAYAVAGLLYFLLCFPLATFARKYEQKLKDNDTVVVNVGVDIPEVME, from the coding sequence ATGAGAAGTACCAATCCATTCGCTCTCTGGCGTTGGGAAAGCCTTCTTGAAAACAGCAGCGACATTGGAGCCGGATTTATCCGGACACTCCAAGTCGCTGTGTTGGCGTTATTGCTGGCTTTGGTCATCGGGGTTGTCGTGGGGACCATGTCCACGGCAAAAAGCCGATTGCCTCGTGCTGTTGCCAGAATATACGTGGAAATGTTTCAGAACATCCCGTTGGTTATCCAAATCTTCTTCATGTACAATGGGCTTGCCATGGCAGGCTTGGTGCTGAGTGAATTTACGATCGGGGTAGTCGGTGTAGGGATGTATCACGGTGCCTACATCGCTGAAGTCGTTCGTGCAGGTATCCTCGCTGTTCCGAAAGGCCAAGAAGAGGCAGCTTATTCAGAGGGCTTCAACTACATCCAAACCATGCGTTACATCATCTTGCCGCAGATGGTCAAAATCATTTTGCCGCCTTTGACCAATCAAGCCGTCAACTTGATCAAAAATACTTCCGTATTGGCGATCATCGCTGGGGCGGATCTGATGTATGTAGCCGATTCTTATGCTTCCTACAGTCTGAACTACGGACCTGCTTATGCAGTTGCCGGTTTGCTTTACTTCCTGCTTTGCTTCCCGCTTGCAACATTCGCGCGGAAATACGAGCAAAAACTGAAAGACAATGATACGGTTGTCGTCAACGTTGGCGTGGATATTCCGGAGGTGATGGAATGA